One genomic region from Biomphalaria glabrata chromosome 7, xgBioGlab47.1, whole genome shotgun sequence encodes:
- the LOC106062154 gene encoding uncharacterized protein LOC106062154 isoform X1: MEEEGNKAEMNLNEWIESSPYHGIIVGVVLSTTVFCVFLVLSLWLHSVRNPQTHQPGKSGAKSIGQKNKSSLTCIRLLDSALGNCKVRTNYAENLTESNNVSPIPNRNQQRSMEPQHKKEEKELENLCVIQSTESLMCRQSQLKTGSIKCSCCSRKAEKKSQANDQVFLASLSTDEKMRRRYSTPRSLKSSDFTSSSSHERTSPPRTKRHSVPAPAKRPLVQDDDARIVHNNTQKSSDDGCVWKLILPKDDSFRLNITCTKLDGSIEAKSTLHKSVETFMSQSFLANEAGAAQRCAHRFLANEAGSAQSQRSAHRFLSNEAGSAQRSAHRFLANEAGSAQSQRSAHRFLANEAGSAQSQRSAHRFLANEAGSAQRSAHRFLRNKDKKESNIDENLGNPKYKNVQRNSEEVMKPHRSPSELTDYKVNESWANLDVFSEPQKLTVPVSGNSSLRRKNGQPRQQHQKTLTEKNTEPNLLNQSKRLVSRKSSSNVESDQNVASKINKQNESMITLTEQSREMSSIINRSPSPHQCLSSSSWSDADENIYLDKPGQSVVPIKEDKSGRPLSNKTQDDFRSRQRVEQSVSPYIQNDQRVMKSSTLKYRSKPVRPLNCPMLNALQKSYSISQGSVKSETSSKQVETFHAVYPEHKGEPLEPLVFRKRKRQIPKLIQGSGKRDEMYALGKTSNAVQSSTSSDDNSLMSLKLFQNSNKKQSDEHLRITFRPCSAAKLTSQPVPTFTLHKSYLGLQRHTNQNSDKVLTTAKPTRKRKGQWKSNTNENQQTGANIFDCTAELRKIIEVTMKDLERYNPPESTKIGTNIDSKETRGKEGTIKQPQDTLMFGQINNSKRKNEKTVRRECLAFSDMSCKSRLSLFHNYSLMNECSHAQTASTSTDPLSQSMPRRSSRIDKKSSSSKCGAKLKIGLKTMNDIPVGVMSLSADSNDGAATSKSQESGCCLSEPTVHKSPGFFLIEESVDWSFPIQKILSDDNLDCFQGDQTPHFQTCLKHKAMDVTEDSCDFSTNSYKDYCKNKECSVEDSERNLDLPLNQAVELFSILKHKAKRLYATSSGELCPKHTRHKSRRNEFGPGGNDSTSNGSVTVCESRKQRHIALNLCARQPSENESHLSDCYTCSTKSVTSTTQSSSDSVTKLSDASWRSGQYRRQRSSVFSNIVSTPSCDVTKRVFQNRNGSPCFPEPTNTMRSSPFNELGSREYDLKWQIGQRDRQTFKKLGQCISVNSIGYRSKKNLKKYTQKNSNYKRSSCSGDTFLKDTFRRWSNMNSDTVDGHITLPIKESFAFGLRSDDELSHETRSVSAIKVCVSKNQNASLRAALHRSRNWSRFLSTAKNHLTHSDHRFGDIRGFFYYNKCNRSPFRGMANKIEIRSSKNCTGRSVKCITQKHRVYKTKNTRKTNRLENKIRDALQASKNYSKDKIQCDPVFPVTSEQSSSEVFNSTSSQNSELSYSFETNHAQELPALPKFYENHKTKNEDSTSYEISGISDKVSLEVFPGSVMSSGTIVQRYTSSLENFLKRKSSKNMSPKARFSPSAKNMKYPKKYKSSSETNISEYSIRSRSCSDTDFLKLVTLKEKSKLDKGDYGDDKIGSKGNFVFSKHFKYSANCQPSLEKETLREVLNQEINCPTGSVLLNKHTVQKKMRVNVKAAKRSASLESSLDLYVVEKDLTRDVFIAKKEREPTKVISLEDDLAQQESTSSPKHKMPKTAVGLNAEQVSYMEILPKHGKFRGLRLSEIERPPMTDTDTERRNTKLRKRKHCLLRSSSHVLNDLTQPQKPPVSKRPSPCSDKIGGAVNNNDALGTARRPRLCDTEMCAKSHPSYCLQHDKKINRLLPKISSVETDLSSREEKNKKAAPRNTDCHPSQSYEQDNQQRDDRHCHRPDRRTRSPYRQDLIGSPTNHCKNKRSIVNDKSMKPKNEPEPLITLQNTHKKEPILKTRDYYSSVTKRPQKQFSNGQTFSISTSSASGDRDSRAETNKKVRPPEEVAKSATMHCGVQTSFSMSKPVAKEDKDTLVIFPEPCNQSLKIDNVCQTDVNSLPEMVDKHIQCPTLGSQVAVELMDLLTLIKTGKSYYERTNVQTIKAPQLDPNDGVVLSGCRLDGQNLGLDQCRDRVPETDKVKTSRKTSLEKTVTTKRETEHYDKIWKDKFGVRLESKKLDLAESIETKVEINKHVEKNVRKFTGSLADVTDSQIQQEAVLNQSVQRSRFGYVYKIPFKPTDQSIELSNVPEQNQKQNPGQETELSIEKAARDLKTTEQLLYPEQCLDYQTQPDVKPKKQNWRYSSDSKNYQDMLANQNQDAARRPPCWDWSLEPKCHKFRDELNKTKGCNNEKLTNRPPHRDTTEIEISHALEEQGFGSKQLPCLHEPTPKESNKQSENRQVKQNGNSEKKNKSDFKSKNPNEIYLRKESNKDFSSKQLDQHNVVAASGDNNLISAKSMLSKAFQKGDKLNDSGTIQKHDTTSHKNTLISLEQLKEDAHIHKVSEPEQNRDLGLNDFKAKLWQNKAKPNVQSHGYTSVLSKQNLKDTSLNIIGTPKVFAGHQNSACMKAGTPQRNNKAEREIKIQINLNMTNSRKRKNPDTLEKQKENSPCKSQELIKSQSINRNCKLPLSQRVSRRNNYREKLRLQAQNKSYGKLNSHASDHLKAGAHSPSTSADKRQDYNEKPEHVQSAKDSQPTSKRNVSKGEQTDATDMKDKVVMTSQLEDPPIVCHSKKTDIYNTLLSALLVALQAPNNQQQRSEHTGSTILCPCPLQEQAFISQFKHSPYDSIQRFIETTQKPSQLAAIRSKILQHNGQRLRSDDLKQSETENRNTLEKEEHSKFRNKNDVRPPQNITSTRSQRKSKIPVKKPGPKRILSQDEEKLVCNEYTLQRDGRSIPNRPYKRYSVTKGRGNAADQTFNTPLEEADKELTPTHRKKEVQLNKKLVGAGFKRQKKNSQGVKDFVINTKNSKSNLCLTSVDHESDGKGLIPNEHSFQLEKSRITAKCKKIQSPIGIDLVDNYDNQRITNKTAKELRPFVQTDARFNYLIALSKRSNIRKGNKEETFEKHEDDLQSHKRANMEKENQQVEHQSKPVRSDQHRKLEKLHHRKSPENSVHYFEMNHRKDFEKEILKYLQALNTSDKNVQHYYPNECHDERDHVYIKPPHKPTKPSHKPTKSSHKPTKSSHKPTNVREDTHTTLSDDSCKLPRRKMTKRDVGGTQKCKETLIREEVHPTFSDDSLKLHNRHITKRQDGVQKRKQTDVREEPHPTLSDQSLWLLHRKMTTREDELHNATSKMSPFRKSRRFTKSTFPFSTVSSPPSKPHNTLPLQNYSSLTTGHLFLDTLNDISATKVFEPAGSLPKAPDKARQPLKSHHKMQTSRIQKTGQTARQ; this comes from the exons ATGG AAGAAGAGGGAAATAAGGCAGAGATGAACCTGAACGAGTGGATAGAGTCGTCTCCTTACCACGGAATCATTGTAGGAGTCGTCTTGTCCACTACCGTCTTCTGTGTCTTCTTAGT GTTATCTCTCTGGCTGCACAGTGTTCGAAATCCTCAGACCCATCAGCCGGGAAAATCTGGTGCAAAGTCTATCGGACAGAAAAACAAGAGTTCTTTAACTTGTATCCGCCTTCTGGATTCCGCCCTTGGAAACTGTAAGGTCCGAACTAATT aCGCAGAGAATTTAACAGAGTCTAATAATGTTTCTCCCATTCCCAACCGCAATCAGCAGAGAAGCATGGAGCCCCAGCATAAGAAAGAAGAGAAGGAGCTGGAAAACCtttgcgtgatacaatctacggAATCCCTAATGTGCCGTCAGAGTCAGCTAAAGACAGGCAGCATCAAATGCTCTTGCTGTTCAAGAAAGGCTGAAAAGAAAAGCCAGGCCAACGACCAGGTGTTCCTGGCGTCTTTGTCAACAGATGAGAAAATGAGACGGAGGTACTCGACCCCACGCAGTCTGAAGTCGTCCGACTTCACGTCAAGCTCAAGCCACGAGAGAACAAGCCCCCCGAGAACTAAACGGCACAGCGTGCCCGCGCCTGCGAAGAGGCCCCTTGTCCAGGACGATGACGCTCGAATTGTCCACAATAACACCCAGAAGTCGTCGGACGATGGGTGCGTCTGGAAACTCATCTTGCCAAAGGATGACAGCTTCAGGCTGAATATCACTTGCACAAAGCTGGATGGCTCCATAGAAGCCAAAAGCACTCTTCATAAGTCAGTAGAGACATTCATGTCACAAAGTTTCTTAGCGAATGAAGCAGGAGCTGCCCAAAGATGTGCACACCGGTTCTTAGCTAATGAAGCAGGATCTGCCCAAAGCCAAAGAAGTGCACACCGGTTCTTATCTAATGAAGCAGGATCTGCCCAAAGAAGTGCACACCGGTTCTTAGCTAATGAAGCAGGATCTGCCCAAAGCCAAAGAAGTGCACACCGGTTCTTAGCTAATGAAGCAGGATCTGCCCAAAGCCAAAGAAGTGCACACCGGTTCTTAGCTAATGAAGCAGGGTCTGCCCAAAGAAGTGCACACCGGTTCttaagaaacaaagataaaaaagaga GTAATATCGACGAGAACCTTGGTAATCCTAAATACAAAAATGTCCAAAGAAATTCGGAGGAGGTTATGAAGCCCCACAGATCGCCGTCAGAATTAACCGATTATAAAGTTAACGAATCTTGGGCGAATTTAGATGTCTTCTCGGAGCCTCAGAAGCTTACAGTCCCTGTGTCCGGAAATAGCTCCTTAAGACGAAAGAATGGCCAGCCAAGACAGCAGCACCAGAAAACACTTACAGAGAAGAACACAGAGCCAAATTTGTTGAACCAGTCCAAGCGTTTAGTCAGTAGAAAGAGTAGTTCCAACGTGGAAAGTGATCAaaatgtggccagcaaaataaacaagcagAACGAGAGCATGATTACGTTGACAGAGCAGAGTAGAGAGATGAGCAGCATTATCAACAGAAGTCCTTCACCCCATCAGTGTCTGTCGTCCTCTTCCTGGAGCGACGCCGATGAAAATATATACTTAGATAAGCCTGGTCAAAGTGTGGTACCAATAAAAGAGGACAAATCAGGTCGACCGCTTTCCAACAAGACCCAAGATGATTTTAGGTCGAGGCAACGCGTTGAACAATCTGTATCTCCGTATATTCAAAATGACCAGAGAGTCATGAAATCTAGCACACTTAAGTACAGATCAAAGCCGGTTAGGCCTTTGAATTGCCCAATGTTGAATGCATTACAAAAGTCGTATAGTATTTCGCAGGGCTCGGTCAAATCAGAAACCTCAAGTAAACAAGTGGAAACTTTTCATGCTGTATACCCCGAACACAAAGGAGAACCCCTAGAGCCTTTAGTATTCAGAAAACGAAAGCGTCAAATTCCAAAGCTAATACAAGGCAGTGGGAAGCGAGACGAAATGTACGCTCTGGGTAAAACTTCGAACGCCGTACAATCGTCGACGTCCAGTGACGACAATTCGCTCATGTCCCTCAAGCTATTTCAAAACAGCAACAAGAAACAATCAGACGAACATCTTAGGATTACTTTCCGTCCGTGCTCAGCGGCCAAGCTCACCTCCCAGCCGGTGCCGACATTTACGCTTCACAAGTCGTACCTCGGGCTTCAGAGACATACCAACCAAAACAGCGATAAGGTTTTAACTACAGCGAAACCCACAAGAAAGCGCAAAGGCCAATGGAAAAGTAACACTAATGAGAATCAGCAAACTGGGGCCAACATTTTTGACTGTACAGCGGAACTACGGAAGATTATAGAAGTAACAATGAAAGACTTAGAAAGATATAATCCTCCTGAAAGTACGAAAATAGGCACAAATATTGATTCGAAAGAAACAAGAGGGAAAGAAGGTACGATCAAACAACCGCAAGACACGCTAATGTTTGGTCAGATTAATAATTCGAAGCGTAAGAATGAAAAAACTGTGCGTCGCGAGTGTCTAGCTTTCAGTGACATGTCTTGTAAGTCTCGCCtgtctttgtttcataattACAGTCTAATGAATGAGTGTTCCCATGCACAGACGGCCTCAACATCTACAGATCCTTTGAGTCAGTCTATGCCGAGAAGATCCTCCCGAATAGACAAGAAAAGTTCTAGCTCCAAATGCGGCGCCAAGTTAAAAATAGGTCTTAAAACAATGAATGACATCCCTGTGGGTGTAATGAGCTTGTCAGCTGATTCCAATGATGGCGCGGCGACTTCCAAAAGCCAAGAGTCCGGCTGCTGCCTCTCAGAACCAACAGTACATAAAAGTCCTGGTTTCTTCCTAATCGAGGAAAGCGTCGACTGGTCCTTCCCGATACAGAAGATTCTGAGCGATGACAACTTGGATTGTTTCCAAGGAGACCAGACGCCTCATTTTCAAACGTGTTTGAAACACAAGGCTATGGATGTAACAGAAGACTCGTGCGACTTCTCAACCAATTCTTACAAAGACTACTGTAAAAACAAAGAATGTTCTGTCGAGGACAGCGAAAGGAATCTCGACCTGCCATTAAACCAAGCAGTAGAGCTCTTCTCGATTTTAAAGCACAAAGCTAAAAGATTGTATGCTACTTCTTCGGGAGAACTTTGTCCTAAACACACAAGACACAAGTCACGAAGGAACGAGTTTGGACCTGGAGGAAATGATTCTACAAGTAATGGAAGTGTGACTGTTTGCGAAAGTCGTAAGCAGCGTCATATAGCTTTGAATCTTTGCGCTCGACAGCCCTCTGAAAATGAGAGTCACCTTTCTGATTGCTACACTTGCTCCACCAAAAGTGTTACCAGCACCACGCAGTCCTCGTCTGACTCTGTTACAAAACTGTCTGATGCCTCGTGGAGGAGTGGTCAGTACAGAAGGCAGAGGTCAAGCGTCTTCTCAAATATAGTCTCAACACCGTCTTGTGATGTGACTAAAAGGGTATTTCAGAACCGAAACGGATCGCCCTGTTTTCCCGAACCTACCAACACGATGAGAAGCTCCCCTTTCAATGAGTTGGGTTCACGGGAATATGATTTAAAATGGCAAATTGGACAGAGGGACAGACAGACCTTTAAGAAGCTGGGTCAATGCATTTCAGTGAACAGTATAGGTTATAGAAGCAAGAAAAATcttaagaaatatacacaaaaaaactcTAATTATAAGCGTTCTTCTTGTTCAGGCGATACATTTTTGAAAGATACTTTCAGAAGATGGTCGAACATGAACAGTGATACTGTAGATGGACATATAACTTTACCTATCAAAGAAAGCTTCGCATTTGGGCTTCGATCCGATGATGAGTTATCGCATGAAACCCGGAGTGTATCCGCCATAAAGGTCTGTGTTAGTAAGAACCAAAACGCCTCGCTCAGAGCTGCCCTGCATAGATCGAGAAACTGGTCGCGTTTTTTAAGCACAGCAAAGAATCATTTGACCCACAGTGATCACCGATTCGGGGACATCAGAGGtttcttttattacaataaatgcAATCGCAGCCCATTTCGTGGTATGGCTAATAAAATAGAGATCAGGTCAAGCAAAAACTGTACAGGCAGATCAGTGAAATGCATAACACAAAAGCATCGTGTCTACAAAACTAAGAACACAAGAAAAACGAACAGACTAGAGAATAAGATCAGAGATGCTTTACAGGCCTCAAAAAATTATTCGAAGGATAAAATTCaatgcgatcctgtgtttcccGTCACCTCTGAGCAGTCAAGTTCTGAAGTCTTCAACTCAACCTCAAGTCAAAACTCGGAACTCTCATATTCCTTCGAAACAAATCATGCTCAAGAATTACCAGCTCTTCCTAAGTTTTACGAGAACCACAAAACCAAAAACGAAGACTCAACCTCGTATGAAATTTCTGGAATCTCTGACAAAGTCTCACTCGAGGTTTTCCCTGGTTCAGTGATGTCAAGCGGGACGATAGTTCAACGATACACCAGCTCTCTCGAGAATTTTTTAAAACGCAAGAGTTCTAAAAACATGAGCCCAAAGGCGAGATTCTCGCCTTCcgctaaaaatatgaaatatcctaaaaaatataaatctagttcagaaacaaatatttcagaATACAGTATTCGCAGTAGATCTTGCTCGGACACGGACTTCTTAAAATTGGTAACTCTTAAAGAAAAATCGAAATTAGACAAAGGGGATTATGGCGACGATAAAATAGGCAGTAAAGGTAATTTTGTATTtagcaaacattttaaatattcagCCAATTGTCAACCTAGTCTAGAGAAGGAAACTTTACGAGAAGTTTTAAATCAAGAAATAAACTGTCCAACCGGCAGTGTGCTCCTCAATAAGCATACAGTGCAAAAGAAAATGAGAGTGAACGTTAAAGCAGCTAAAAGGTCCGCAAGTCTTGAAAGCTCCTTAGATCTGTACGTCGTGGAGAAAGATCTAACTCGTGATGTGTTTATCGCGAAGAAGGAAAGAGAACCCACAAAAGTCATAAGTTTGGAGGATGATTTAGCCCAACAGGAAAGCACGTCCTCTCCCAAACACAAGATGCCTAAAACTGCAGTTGGTTTGAATGCCGAGCAGGTATCGTACATGGAGATTTTGCCGAAACATGGGAAATTTAGAGGCCTGCGACTGAGCGAGATAGAGAGGCCACCTATGACTGACACAGACACTGAACGCAGGAATACAAAGTTACGAAAACGGAAACACTGTCTCTTAAGGTCATCATCTCATGTGTTAAATGACCTAACGCAGCCACAAAAACCACCAGTCAGCAAAAGACCTTCACCTTGTTCAGACAAGATTGGTGGGGCCGTCAATAACAATGACGCGTTGGGTACTGCAAGGCGCCCACGACTGTGCGACACAGAAATGTGTGCAAAAAGTCATCCGTCTTATTGTCTTCAACATGATAAAAAGATTAACAGGCTTTTACCTAAAATTTCATCCGTCGAAACAGATTTGAGCTCACGTGAAGAGAAGAACAAAAAGGCTGCCCCAAGAAATACTGACTGTCATCCAAGCCAATCTTATGAACAAGATAATCAGCAGAGAGATGATAGACACTGCCATAGACCTGATAGAAGAACAAGAAGTCCATACAGGCAGGATTTAATAGGATCACCAACTAATCACTGCAAGAATAAGCGTTCTATAGTTAACGATAAGAGCATGAAACCAAAGAATGAACCAGAACCGCTCATTACTTTACAAAATACACATAAAAAAGAACCAATTTTAAAAACACGGGATTACTACTCGTCAGTAACAAAGCGACcacaaaaacaattttcaaaTGGACAGACCTTTTCCATAAGCACATCTTCTGCTTCCGGTGACCGAGATTCACGAGCTGAAACGAACAAGAAAGTTCGCCCTCCAGAAGAGGTAGCTAAAAGCGCAACAATGCATTGTGGTGTGCAAACCAGTTTCTCAATGTCAAAGCCAGTCGCCAAAGAAGATAAAGACACACTTGTCATCTTTCCCGAGCCCTGCAACCAAAGTCTCAAAATCGATAACGTTTGCCAAACAGACGTCAATAGTTTACCCGAAATGGTGGACAAACATATTCAATGCCCAACACTTGGGAGCCAGGTCGCTGTCGAACTCATGGATCTGCTGACGCTGATAAAGACGGGTAAGAGCTACTACGAGAGAACAAACGTTCAGACAATAAAAGCTCCGCAGCTTGATCCGAACGACGGCGTTGTCTTGTCAGGATGTCGTCTAGATGGTCAAAACTTGGGTCTTGACCAATGCCGAGATAGGGTTCCAGAAACTGATAAAGTAAAGACGTCTCGTAAAACTTCGCTCGAAAAAACGGTGACAACAAAACGCGAGACTGAACACTACGACAAAATATGGAAAGATAAATTTGGAGTACGCCTTGAATCTAAAAAGTTGGATCTAGCGGAGAGCATTGAAACAAAGgtggaaataaacaaacacgTAGAGAAGAACGTCAGGAAGTTTACGGGCTCCCTAGCTGATGTCACTGATAGCCAGATCCAACAAGAGGCTGTTCTAAATCAAAGTGTTCAAAGGAGCCGGTTTGGCTACGTCTACAAGATCCCGTTTAAACCAACAGATCAAAGCATTGAGCTCAGCAATGTGCCAGAGCAAAATCAGAAACAAAATCCGGGACAAGAAACAGAGTTATCAATCGAAAAGGCGGCGAGAGACTTAAAAACTACTGAACAACTGCTTTACCCAGAACAATGCTTAGACTACCAAACGCAACCAGACGTCAAACCTAAGAAACAAAATTGGAGATATTCTTCCGACAGTAAAAACTACCAAGATATGCTAGCCAATCAAAACCAAGACGCTGCTCGAAGACCACCGTGTTGGGATTGGTCTTTAGAACCTAAGTGTCACAAGTTTCGAGATGAATTAAATAAGACAAAGGGatgtaataatgaaaaattgACAAACAGGCCACCTCACCGGGACACTACAGAAATAGAGATAAGCCACGCTTTAGAAGAACAAGGCTTTGGTAGCAAACAGCTACCATGCTTACATGAGCCAACACCGAAAGAATCCAATAAACAATCAGAAAACAGGCAAGTGAAACAAAACGGaaattctgaaaagaaaaataagtcTGATTTTAAATCTAAGAACCCGAATGAGATCTATCTGAGGAAAGAGTCGAATAAGGATTTctcttcaaaacaattagaccaaCACAACGTTGTCGCAGCTTCCGGTGACAACAATTTGATCTCTGCTAAATCAATGCTAAGTAAAGCATTTCAAAAAGGAGACAAATTAAATGACTCTGGAACAATACAGAAACATGACACAACATCTCACAAGAATACTCTCATAAGCCTTGAGCAACTAAAGGAAGACGCCCACATTCATAAAGTCTCTGAGCCTGAACAGAATCGAGACTTAGGACTCAACGATTTTAAAGCTAAACTGTGGCAAAACAAAGCCAAACCGAATGTTCAAAGTCATGGCTATACTTCTGTCTTGAGCAAACAAAACTTAAAAGACACAAGTTTAAATATCATTGGCACACCAAAAGTCTTTGCTGGGCATCAGAATAGCGCGTGCATGAAAGCTGGAACGCCACAGCGTAACAATAAGGCTGAAAGAGAGATCAAAATCCAGATCAATCTCAACATGACTAATAGTAGGAAACGGAAAAACCCAGATACATTAgaaaaacagaaggaaaactcGCCATGTAAATCCCAAGAATTGATCAAGAGTCAAAGTATAAATAGAAATTGCAAGCTTCCGTTGTCGCAAAGAGTATCACGCAGAAATAATTATCGAGAAAAATTGAGACTTCAAGCGCAAAATAAGAGCTACGGGAAACTCAACAGCCATGCAAGTGATCACCTCAAAGCCGGGGCTCATAGTCCGTCCACTTCTGCAGATAAAAGACAAGACTACAATGAGAAACCAGAACATGTTCAATCCGCTAAGGACTCTCAGCCAACATCTAAGAGAAACGTATCCAAAGGTGAGCAGACGGATGCCACGGATATGAAGGACAAAGTAGTCATGACGTCACAGTTGGAGGATCCGCCCATCGTGTGCCATTCAAAGAAGACAGACATTTACAATACGTTGTTGTCTGCCTTACTCGTAGCGCTCCAGGCTCCAAATAATCAACAGCAGAGATCTGAACATACCGGGAGCACAATTCTATGTCCTTGTCCTTTACAGGAGCAAGCTTTTATCTCCCAATTTAAACATTCTCCTTATGACAGTATTCAGCGCTTCATCGAAACGACTCAAAAACCGTCGCAACTGGCAGCAATTCGTTCTAAAATACTGCAACACAATGGACAACGTTTGCGCTCTGACGACCTGAAGCAGTCAGAAACTGAAAATAGAAACACACTAGAAAAAGAGGAGCATTCAAAATTTCGCAACAAAAACGATGTCCGCCCACCACAAAATATAACATCAACTCGAAGTCAAAGAAAGTCTAAAATACCTGTGAAGAAGCCAGGACCAAAACGAATATTATCTCAAGATGAAGAAAAATTAGTCTGTAATGAATATACTTTACAACGTGATGGTAGATCGATTCCCAATAGGCCATATAAACGTTACTCAGTAACCAAAGGACGAGGCAACGCTGCTGATCAGACATTCAACACACCACTAGAGGAAGCTGACAAAGAATTAACCCCGACTcacagaaaaaaagaagtacAGCTTAATAAGAAACTTGTCGGCGCTGGattcaaaagacaaaaaaaaaattcacaaggAGTTAAAGATTTTGTCATTAACACTAAAAACTCAAAGAGTAATCTTTGCTTAACATCAGTCGACCATGAAAGTGATGGAAAAGGCTTAATACCAAATGAACACAGCTTTCAGTTAGAAAAAAGTCGAATAACTgcaaaatgcaaaaaaattcAGAGTCCAATAGGCATCGACTTGGTAGACAACTATGACAATCAAAGAATTACCAACAAAACGGCAAAGGAACTCAGGCCATTCGTTCAGACTGATGCTAGGTTCAACTATTTAATCGCTTTGTCAAAGAGATCGAACATACGCAAGGGGAATAAAGAAGAAACCTTTGAAAAACACGAGGACGATCTACAGTCACACAAGCGCGCTAACATGGAGAAAGAAAACCAGCAAGTAGAACATCAGAGCAAGCCTGTCAGGTCTGACCAGCACAGGAAACTTGAAAAGCTTCACCACCGCAAGTCGCCGGAGAATTCTGTTCATTACTTCGAAATGAATCATAGAAAAGACTTTGAgaaagaaatattgaaatatcTTCAAGCTCTAAATACATCTGATAAAAATGTTCAGCATTATTATCCAAATGAGTGCCACGATGAACGAGACCATGTCTATATAAAGCCACCACACAAGCCAACCAAACCATCACACAAGCCAACCAAATCATCCCACAAGCCAACCAAATCATCCCACAAGCCAACCAATGTCAGAGAGGACACACACACGACACTGTCCGATGACAGTTGTAAGTTACCGCGCAGAAAAATGACTAAACGAGACGTTGGTGGCACTCAGAAGTGCAAGGAAACCTTGATCAGGGAAGAAGTGCACCCGACATTTTCCGATGACAGTCTTAAGTTACACAATAGACATATTACTAAAAGACAAGATGGCGTTCAGAAGCGCAAGCAAACGGATGTCAGAGAAGAGCCACACCCGACACTGTCCGATCAGAGTCTTTGGTTACTGCACAGAAAAATGACCACAAGAGAAGATGAGCTCCACAATGCGACAAGTAAAATGTCTCCTTTCAGGAAATCTAGGCGTTTCACCAAAAGTACTTTCCCTTTCTCCACTGTGTCATCTCCGCCCTCCAAACCCCACAATACGCTACCCCTTCAAAATTATTCATCCTTGACCACCGGCCACCTCTTCCTCGACACTTTGAATGACATATCGGCCACAAAGGTATTTGAACCCGCCGGGTCACTTCCGAAAGCGCCCGATAAAGCCCGACAGCCACTAAAATCTCATCACAAGATGCAGACGTCTCGGATACAGAAAACTGGACAGACCGCCAGACAGTAG